Proteins from one Hoplias malabaricus isolate fHopMal1 chromosome 2, fHopMal1.hap1, whole genome shotgun sequence genomic window:
- the LOC136677810 gene encoding B-cell receptor CD22-like, which translates to MSLTVSLLFLLFISGGVAQYEWSVYYSPQSICALKGSTMTMGCTYTYPWGHSVQRAFWTKQWPVNGEEPPDLLNDPEYRDRVQFTGDKQHNCTLRLRDVTEKDQSKYYFRFITDQTGGKYQGAGGVDLSVTDLQVEVPETVTEGDKVTLTCKTSCSLTDSPTFTWYKNGHGLSSRTDQLHLQSVSREDKGRYHCAVQGLNSPEVTLNVRYLQVEVPERVIEGDNITLTCKPSFNLTGSATFTWYKNGQYTFYSTDPRLLQSVSSWNKNRYHCAVWSLMYVKSPEVTLNVRYGPKSVSVSIRPSGETVEDSSVTLTCSSDANPPVQNYTWFKEGETSPVGSGHSYSALQSGSYYCVAQNEYGAQTAAAVSCRCKRY; encoded by the exons gaggTGTTGCTCAGTACGAGTGGAGTGTGTATTACAGCCCTCAATCTATCTGTGCTCTAAAGGGGTCTACAATGACGATGGGCTGCACTTACACATATCCATGGGGTCACTCAGTCCAAAGAGCTTTCTGGACCAAACAGTGGCCTGTAAATGGTGAAGAGCCTCCTGATCTGTTAAATGACCCAGAGTACAGAGACAGGGTTCAGTTCACTggagataaacaacacaacTGCACCCTCAGACTGAGAGATGTGACAGAAAAGGACCAGAGTAAATACTACTTCAGATTTATAACAGATCAGACTGGAGGAAAGTATCAAGGTGCAGGTGGAGTTGATCTTTCTGTCACAG ATCTGCAGGTGGAGGTTCCTGAGACAGTGACAGAGGGAGATAAAGTCACTCTCACATGTAAAACCTCCTGCAGTCTGACTGACAGTCCAACATTCACCTGGTACAAAAATGGACATGGTTTATCCTCCAGAACTGACCAGCTCCACCTGCAGTCGGTCAGCAGGGAGGATAAGGGCAGATATCACTGTGCTGTACAGGGTCTGAACTCTCCTGAGGTCACTCTGAATGTCAGAT ATCTGCAGGTGGAGGTCCCtgagagagtgatagagggaGATAACATCACTCTCACATGTAAACCAAGTTTCAATCTGACTGGCAGTGCAACATTCACCTGGTACAAAAACGGACAATatacattttacagcactgaccCGCGCCTCCTGCAGTCAGTCAGCAGCTGGAATAAAAACAGATATCACTGTGCTGTATGGAGTCTGATGTACGTAAAGTCTCCTGAGGTCACTCTGAATGTCAGAT ACGGTCCAAAGAGTGTCTCAGTGTCCATCCGTCCCTCTGGTGAAACAGTGgaggacagttcagtgactctgacctgcagcagtgatgctaatccacctgtgcagaactacacctggtttAAAGAAGGTGAAACCTCACCTGTAGGATCTGGACACAGTTACAGTGCTCTACAGAGTGGATCCTACTACTGTGTGGCTCAGAATGAGTACGGAGCTCAGACAGCAGCTGCAGTGTCTTGTCGGTGTAAAAGGTATTAA